GTTCTATCACAATTTATGATGTATTGCTGTAGTAGATCAGCAATCCTCTTCTTCACCTCTTCTATTGTGATGTAAGTTGAACTACCACATTGTCGCTCAATTAACTCTGCGTGGTGGGGTGCTGAAAGATAGCTGTACTCTGCAATTTGTACAAGACTGACCAACTGACGATGCCCAGAAGTTGTGCTCTAAAAATTGATGCAGACCCCACAATGCTTCATGTGAACCCAACATGTGTTGTAGATCAGTGAAACTACACTTGACTGAAGCAACCTCAGACTGAATACGGCTGAAATAGAAGCAAACTGAATAGGAGACAGCAGCTCATAAGATGACCACGGTAGTTGCATCTTTCCATGAACAACACCCTGCAGTTCTGTTGTCTTTAGCAGTAGATATGGACAAGTCTTGGCTTGCATAGCAGTTCTGTTGGACGTGCTGTAGTAATAGATATCATTGGACTTGTTCTGTTGCATTGCATTTGGATTGATTACACAGCTGAGAAATAAAAGCTTCACTTGTTGACCCATTGGTGTCCCAGACCAAAGCTTAACCCAAAGACACCACAAGGCTATATCATGGAATTCACACTGCCCGACAGATAACAACCAAGGATGGATGGTTACACATAACTCACCATATAAGCAATATTGTATTGAGCCTGTACCATCCAAAGCAGCAAAGAAATCAACCTCAATGATGCATAGCTGACCCAAGAAGATCACCTCTCCAATTACTTTTCTACAGTTCTTCAGGACAGCATGAGAATATCTGAAAGAAGGCCATGGAAGCTCTAGGTGCATAGCTGAACAGCGGCATGTGCACAAGTTGCTAGCAGCCTGGAAGAACTTAGTACGGAGTACGAGACACCACTCCAAGTGAACAACGAACAAACTCCAGGAATAATGGATCTGCTCTATACCTCTTGTATTCCAATCCTGCAGAGATAACGATCTAGGTGGAGGCCATGGTGACCATAGGTCCACAACCTTTTCCAAGCCATGCTTGAGTATGTATCGCTGATGAATCTGAGATGGCCACAGGATCACCGAACTCGACTCAGTCATTTGCTGAAATTCCAGATGTACCTCATGCACATTGGCTTTGCAATCCAACAACAAAACACCCAGCACAGGAGTAGAGGCAAACATGGTAATACACCTGCTGAATGGCCCACCAAGCAGCTCAGACAGGCTTGCAGGAGCCATCGTTGCAACCGACACCGGGGTAACCAGCTTGGAAGTGACATCCATGGCAAGCTTGACGCCGTTGCACGGTGGCCGTGATTCCCTGTCAGTAGCACGAGCATGGAGCACCACGACAGACATCAAAGCAGCATACTGAGAGAACACTGGTGCTTGCTCGCTTGCTGTCGTAGTTCGTCGACGGTGCgacatttcatcaaacacccCTTGGGCACGAATGGAGATGGTGGCAGGCTTACTCAAGGCTGCGACCCAGACCCTTGGCGGCTCATAGCCATGGTTGGGAGGCGCCGTGGACGACGAACACGGGCGTCGGGGAAAAGGTTGCAGAccgcgtccaccgccttgtcGAACAGCCAGTAAAGCTGATGCCGCTCCTCGATAGGCATGGAGGCGATGTCCACGCAGACGCGGCCACCGACCGCACCATGCGAGACGCCAGGGAGGACGCCACTTGAGAGTTGAGACGCCAGAGCAGATGGGTCTTGGCCGTGTACTGGGGCGCGATGTCGTGGAGGTAGTCCTTGGTGTCGTGCCCGAAGACGATGTAGGTCTTGAAGGGCGGGATGATGGGGTCCTGCGCCAGCATGACGAAGCGTGTGCCGTTGCCGGCGTCCCCCTGGATGCCATTGGCGAGGACCTGGAGGCCGTAGAGCTTGGCAGCGCGCGCGGACGCGATGACGGCGGTGTCCCAGAGGCCTTCCGCGGCGGCGTGCTCGGCGGCGCCCGCGGTGTCGACgaaagcctcgtgggccacgttGAGGCCCTTGGCGTTGTGCGTGAGCTCGCACTGCGCCAGCGCCTGTGGGTGGGAGATGGCGTGCGGAGTTCGCGTAGTAGCCGCAGACGAGGCGGGCGGCGCGGAAGAAGGTGTCGGCGGGGACCCGCGTGTTCGCGCGCGAAGTCGGACTCCAGGTACGGGACCGGGCTGTTGCGGACGGACCGGATTGGAGAACTGTAGAGCTACAGGGTTCTGAGTTTTGCATGCGGGTTGGTACTATTGATTTACAGGAACGGTCAGCAGAAACAAAGATCTTtattatagatagatagatgcacTAAGGAAGAATGTATTTTCTACAATCTTTTCTAGATTTGcgtttttaataaaaaaaactgTTATCTATGAAGATGGAGACCATAGCAAAGGCTTATGAAGTCAAGTTCGTGCTGGATGTTGCTCAACTGGGAGAGGATGATCCACTCTGGCAAAATGTAAGTATCTAAGTGCTAACAATGTTGGGGCTCATGTGTAATATTATTACTTGTCTATTGCCATTGTAACATTTCTCAGTTCTAccgtttctttctttctttcctaaTTTCTAGGGTTCCATGTACTTCCAAGCTCTGAACATCCCCTGGTAAGCTAGTAGTTCCTAGTTCATAGTACATGTAAACTCACATAATAGTAAAGAAAATGTAGCTCAATAGTTTGCTGTACTGCCCAAGGTTCGCCCTCTTCTGTGTGTACATTATAATTGCTTCTCCATAAGGTACTCCACAGGAACGGTCAGCAGTTGCCCCTGTTTTTTTTTATGGGCGGACAGTCGGTAACTTTTTGAAGAAAGTGAAGATGCCCTACGATCAGGTTCTAGATATTATTGGTCTGGACACATGGCCTCTGCAGGTATTACATCTCGAGCACCTTTGATAAACAGAAGTACATCACGTTATATACGCCGGCATTTATGGATTCTTATACATTGATTTGTAACTGCTTTTACAAGGAACCTCTACATGATGGCAAGATAAGCACTTCTTACAGGGAACAAACTAAATGGTTGGATCAATCACTAGCGCTCACTGACAGCAGTTGGTAAGTGCTTACTTGCAGTTGCCCCTGTTTTTTTTATGCAAACTCTTTGTATTATTGTTGGAGATGCTAATATGTAGTCTATAGGCATGCATATATGAGTTTTGTTTTAATAAAAGACATGCATATATGCTTAAATCATCAAGGGACTGAGTTAGCATTGTAGAGTTTAGCATTGAAGAATGAAGGTACATTGACAAGCTTTAAACATCCATATGAAATAGTAAAACCACCCTTTTGAGCTGAATTTATGCCTTTATGCTCCTTATGGATATTTATGCATGGGTTATTGTTTGTAACCAAAATGCTCACATTCTTTTTGTTTAAGACAGGAAAATAGTTGTTGGATATGATCCATTACTGGTTTGCAATGGGGAAGAAACACCAGAAACAACAAAGTTCTATGTGCCATTTCAACACATTTTTGCTAAATATGAAGTGGTAACTTCTGCTCTCTTCATTGATGCCCTTTTTTGCTTCAAATTAATGATTGCTATAACTTAGTACCCTCTATACGTACAGAATGCATACATAAGCATGGCTGGGTTTTGTGGTTATTTCCACCGAGACAACTCGATATTATACATTGGACATCCCAGCCCTGGTGGTGACCATAAAAGTGTAGATGGTTTTTTCTTGCACAGAGTTAGACCCCTCGAGATGGTGAGTTCATGACTCTACGCTGCACTTTCCCTTATTTATCCCCaatcgcgtgcccttaaacccgtcttaatccgcttcttttttcatccggaacagtgttttcctctcacaaattcctccagattcatccagattcctccagaattcctccaagcgaacaatATGAAACAATTAAATTTCCATTGGGCAAAATGTGGCAGGAGTCAATGTTGATAAATGTAGAAGGCAGATTGGTTCAGAGATCTGTTCTTCAGCAGCATGGAACGGGAGCCATGTGAACCTCATGACTTTTAGTTTCTGTTCCATTATGTCATAGCACCGAACAAAGGCCACATAACATGTATTGGATTCATTCAGTTCAAAAAAGCTGCATTAGATTTTTGTCACTTTGCCTGTTTCAACATGTTTGAGTTTGTAAGGAACTTTAGGTATCCTTTACCATTTTTACAAACAAACAAGAGTTCACTATCAAATGCAGAGTGCTGCCCAAGCAGGGCACAAGCAGTTAATACATTCTTTTTCTTGTATCTGCTGGTGCTGTGCCAGTTGACTCTCAACAGAAGTCTCAACTACAGGGGGATTTGCTTCAGAAGTTTTAGATAACTATAGCACCCTGATTGTAATCTATATCCAAACAACCTGATTGTACAGGCCTGCAGCTGGTTCCAGCGCTGGACCCTTTCCCAACCTTAATGCAAtgagaaaattttaaaaaaatgaaattGAATATATCAATCAATAATCAAACATATGGAATCATCTAACCTGAGCAGTGACAAGTACATGAACCTTACAAAATATATGCTGTAAAAAGATTCATCTCAGTCCATAGCTTCTTTTCACCAATTTTGTACAGATCTGAGGGGCTTGAATTTACCTAGCAGAGAAGCAGTGTATCATCATACAGACGGTCGAAAGCCTTTCCCCCGAGTAGGCAGTAGCAAACGAATTATTAGCATCTTCCATCACTGAGAAATCAATACCgaaattaatgaaataaataaaaaaaataaaacaagatCACAAGTCAATCGGAAGGGACAAAAAAAGAGAAGCCTGGCTGGCTGCGCGCTGGATCAACTTCGGTGGTGGACGTATAGGGACAGACCATAGGTGGGGGACGTACTGAGCCGGACCGCCATCGCCAAAACCGCGTACGCCTCCTCCTGGGGCCATGGGCCACCACCACCGTCCGTCGCAGATTTCGGTGGGGTAGGGGCGCCGCGTACGACGGCGCGGAGATGAGGGGAGGATCACTGGCGCTGGTGCGGGTGACGGCGAGGCTGCGGGTGCTGGCGCCGGTGGCGCGCGGCCAGGGCCGTGGCAGCCCACGTCGGCGAAGGATCCCACGCGCGAAGTGATACCGGCGGCATCAACAGAGGCGGCCTGACGTTTCTTTTTTTCGCGGAAGAGAAGAAAATGGGGGCACGGGGATGGGAATCGAACCCTCGCCGCCTGAGCGCCGCGCCGTGCAGGTGCGGGTGTGGGGAGGAGTGTTTGAAGCCTGCGTGCGTAGCATCACACGTCAGATCGTGACCATCAGATTTAGTTTGGACACATGATTAGGCTTTGATTTTAACGAAGACGAATTTTcgtgtgtattttttttttgGTGCATGATAGTTGGAGCCTCTAAGCGGAGGATGTTTTTCTGGGAGAtctagtataattttgattggtctATTATAGTAGAGATGTTTGCAAGGCCGTAACTATCGTTTTCATAATTCCTAAGGCCCAAACTATTCcattttcttttatcttttacAAAAAACTAAAGTCAGAACTCACTGGGATACCGTTGGTGCTATAGCAGTTACTTTGGAGCATGACTGACAAAGAATATGTGAAATTATGAATTCACAGCTCCATAGGTGGCTTCGGCTATCATGGTCTTCTTTTGTCTCTGGGGCTCTGGGCAACAGAGGACTGGCCATTTTTTGGGAGGttggggggagggagggaggagctgGGCTGTATCTTTGGCCCTAATTCTTTTGCTACCTTTTTTTTTGTTGCATGAGAGATCCTGATATTAACACAGATTACGCTAGACTCACTTAGATTGACACCTAATCCACGTGACTTTCAAAACTTACGAATTGAAGTGTTttcctctccttttttttttttctctttttgcaGCCCATGTGAAATGCTATTTATGCCCTGACACACACTCTCTTATGCACGCACAACCTTCACATGACTGAGGGCGCatttagatgcaaaattttttttgggttttgactactgtagcactttcgtttgtatttggcaattagtgtctaattatggactaattaggtttgaaagtttcgtctcgtgatttctcacccaactgtgcaattagtttttttttcgtgtacatttagtacttcatgcatatgccgcaagattcgatgtgatggatactgcgcaattttttttggaactaaacaggccctgaaTTCATTCAGGGCAATGCCAGTTCATTGGCTACTTGTTCAATGTGTGCAGGTCTACAAACTTGAATTCAGTCTGCTAAATCATCGTTGCCACAAGTATTTGAACTGCTAGCAAGCAATTCGACTTCTAGAGACAGAACATAAGTATCTAGCTATGAAACCAGGCACAAGTTTCACGCGAAATTTTATAGCACGACAAGGTCAAAAATAATTATCGTTAATTAAATAAGATAATAGTCTGATACAAGGGGCATAGTCCATCTGATACTGTTGTGATAAAATAAGATAATAGTCTGATACAAGGGGCATAGTCCATCTGATACTGTTGTGATATCGAAATGCCCAGCACCCCATCAATAACATCAATCTAGTAATTCTATAAAAGAATAACATCAACTCAGCAAGCTCGTGCGACAAAGTTGATCACAGTGGAGTTTCAACAAACCTAAAAGCTAATTTGAGTAACATAAGTAGCATCTTCAAAGCTCCCACTGCACTAGAATTTACCAGTACTTACGCAAACAAGCGACACCATCCCAACAAGGTGAAATGTGCAGAACAATATCATCCCCACCTACTATATTGCTCTGGAACAGCAAAGCACTTGCTGTTCAAAAATGATAGGAGGTTTTACATGGAGGAATTACATATTCAACAGATTCAAGCCAGGCGTTACACTAATATGTGACTACATATCTATCACCACTAGGAAAGCGAAATTGCCACAGGGCAGCAGCTTCTTTCAAGGCCGCACCAAGGCGAGCAAAGGATGGCTCCATATGTTGAAAAACCACGTCATTTCTATGCCTCCAGATCTTCCAGGACAGCAGCAGCAAAAACACATGATACTGCTTGGCAGGAATAGATTCTGGTCTTCTCACATCCCATAGTAGTCCTACCGAGGCGTTGTCCACTGAAAACCCCATTTTTGTCCAGACATTTGCAGCAAAGGGACACCTAAATATCAAGTGATCCGCACTGTCTGATGCTTGCTTGCACAGCTCGCAGTTGTCATCTTCTACAATTGATTTCTTCTTCAGGTTTGCTCGGCACTGGATTCTTTCTTGGATCAAAAGCCAGGCAAAGAACTTTGGCTTGCTCTGTAAAACTTTGGCTTGCTCTTCTTCTTATATGACATAGCAGAGCTCctgctattttttttaaaaaaaaactggacCCGAGGGGGGGCACAATTGgagcaagctagcaagagaaGGCTCTGGTTGATGCCATGTGTTTTGATAGCTTTGTATACAGGTCCAGCCCGAAGCACACCATCAGCAGCGGCAAATGGGCAGATATGGTTATCCGGCCTTGTTAGTAATATTGTGTGTGCCGGTTAGTTAGGATTGCATGGCATCGCCAGTTGCATGCGCGTGAGCCCCAGGCTGTGGTGGCCGCACGCGTAGGAGGTCGTGGCATGAGAATCGCTCAGCCATGCACCTGGACATGCAGCCATGGCCGGCGAACGCGGTGCGTGGGGATGGACGCGCACACTTCTCGCGTCGTGTGCGCTGTGGCGAGCACAGCTCTATTCTTTGTATTCCAATAAAAGGCAAATAGAACTACAGAAAACGCTGCGCTTTCAAGGTAGCACCAAAACCAAGCGTTTGCGTGTGTTGTGTTTGTTCTTGAGTCTTGTCTTCTCTGTCTCCTGCGTCGTGTCCTCGCCGTCGGCGTTCGCCGCTGATCCGAGACTAACAAGTGGCATCGGAGCTAGCTTTCGAGGTACCTCGCTGTCGCCATGGCGTCTCCACCAAGAACCCGTGGTCGTTCACCGGTCGGGAAGGGCGACGGCTCCAAGAAGAACGACAGTAGTAGCGGTTTTGGCGCCAAGACGCCAGCGCGCATGCCTTCTCTGAGCCGTTCCCCTCCTCGTCGTTCACGCACGCGCGACGCACGCCGTCCGCGGGAGGTCGTCATCGAGCGTATCATCCGGGAGGGCAGCGGCTCCGGCAACTGGCCACAGCTGACAAGGACGAACTACCACGAATGGTCGTTCctcatgaagctgaagatgcAGGCGCATCACCTCTGGGACGCCGTCGAGTACaactgtaagtgcaatcaagccctaatgtgggttttggtgttgatgaccacctaattagagaactaatgagatttattaagatgacaagcagggaattcattatagaggatgttacatggaaaggaggagcccccaattacaaataaggATGGCATCACGCTTAAAGgagttttgaattcttttgtcttTTGAAATTGAGTATGGGAAAAGCTacactataaagggggacactacAACTGATTAAAAGTGTACAACCAAATGTTCAATCTGTACACAAAACATCCTCATACCTTAGTCAAGACAGCCAACTTAacaactccttcacccttgctgtcttgctgggtgcggcagtgccgcacctagagagaggcactgccgTACTTAtggcggcactaccgcacttaaGTAACCGTTGGGAGgcaagggggtatttatacttttctctgtCCTCCATAACGGCTCTCTCTTCTTCCCCAACGGTTCAGACCGACGAAAATCAACGGGTGcacatctcctctctcctccattggtgctcttcaagatctcaagctttccctttgacttctccatcaatccttgagtgAAAAAGGTGCCAAGAgtaattagagagcagctccactgATTTCTAAAGTCTAAAGAGCATTTGATTCACGTTTTGgctggcggttgtgtttgttactcttggagcttggctcctagccggttaGAGCGTCACCTGGTGAGCTTGCCAAGTTTGTagcagccccgggaggtttgtaaccacctcttgcagcaagtaaaatcacccctcatctcaagagttcactctcttgacttgagaacgaggtaggattgcaaagccctaagtcttagtggtatacctcaacaacgtggacttaggcaaaccttggCGGCGAGCTAAACTAtgggataaatctttgtgtcatcttgtgcttgtgttg
The nucleotide sequence above comes from Miscanthus floridulus cultivar M001 chromosome 18, ASM1932011v1, whole genome shotgun sequence. Encoded proteins:
- the LOC136521451 gene encoding uncharacterized protein isoform X1; this translates as MPYDQVLDIIGLDTWPLQEPLHDGKISTSYREQTKWLDQSLALTDSSWKIVVGYDPLLVCNGEETPETTKFYVPFQHIFAKYEVNAYISMAGFCGYFHRDNSILYIGHPSPGGDHKSVDGFFLHRVRPLEMCFPLTNSSRFIQIPPEFLQANNMKQLNFHWAKCGRSQC